One Peterkaempfera bronchialis DNA window includes the following coding sequences:
- a CDS encoding AfsR/SARP family transcriptional regulator, which translates to MEFRLLGPLEVWVDGRQIRLGSAKERAVLAVLICAAESPVTVDALLERVWDGNPPPSGPDTLQSYVSRLRNRLRAAAGDGVRLDFSARTYRLRTDPEAVDLQRFRRLHRQGRATAAAGDPERAVELLRDAQALWRGDALSGFDSVWATGLRSRLGEEHRAAREQRIRLELDLGRHAELIGELSELAAARPVPEPMVMDLMLALYRSGRHAESLTAYRDARARLRDELGLDPRPELNHLHQRILRRDPALAVPEPTDHAPGRASRAPDNLPRDLPDFTGRRAELEVLLAEPPSDTTSLPVTVIHGMPGVGKTTLAIRAAHLLRDRYPHGLIHLDLHAYSRQAPREPSDALALLLTLVGTPPGTLPADLDGRASLWRDRMAGSRALLVLDDVRDTAQIRPLLPGTPHCRVFITSRHRLADLEGAEPLSLDVPAAAEAVELFTRIVGASRISDPESVRQAVDLCGRHPLAVQLMANRFRHRDAWDVDDLVDRLRQSPGQPGELDTLPGVAGSFELSYSELGAAEQRLFRLLALHPGPDLTLYSATALDGRSPSDVRRSLDELTECHFMEELLRDRYCFHGLIRDFALRVSRRDDAEAERHAAMLRLLDYYLAVADDADRLVHPLRRRLDIRPENPPAARPAFTDADEAGAWMDVERSNLLAVSRTAAAHSPTHARLIPHVLAKAFYSWGAWQVADGLHQAALGAWGEDGDQAARAQILVERASMLWTLGVHDGALRCGLDALRLSRAAQDPRGQAEALYQVGRARLVSGRPREVLLSLEEALLLHRETGNRRGEAEVRNLKGIALSRAGRFHEALEQFRSMLVLELEIGDKYGQMWALNNMGDSYSRLGRHQVARSHYDQAMALVRRVGGMQELGNVYDSYGNFYRETGEPFRALGYSRKAVDLFRALNDPRSESDSLISIGLTYQKLGRNADALIHFTMAERIALRIDSRLTRQKALLGIAATRRASGQYKEALAADHEALRIARRMDAIFETAEAWGGLAQTAVALRRTTAARRFWLRALMLYQELDVPDAEVVRGHLTELGITGTGENAAPHEA; encoded by the coding sequence GTGGAGTTCCGACTGTTGGGACCGCTCGAAGTGTGGGTCGACGGCCGGCAGATCCGACTGGGTTCGGCCAAGGAGCGCGCAGTCCTGGCTGTCCTGATCTGTGCGGCGGAGTCGCCGGTCACCGTGGACGCCCTGCTGGAACGGGTCTGGGACGGCAATCCGCCGCCCAGCGGGCCGGACACCCTGCAGAGTTATGTCTCCCGGCTGCGCAACCGGCTGCGGGCCGCAGCGGGAGACGGCGTACGGCTGGACTTCTCCGCACGCACCTACCGGCTTCGTACCGACCCCGAGGCGGTGGACCTGCAACGGTTTCGGCGGCTGCACCGGCAGGGCCGCGCCACGGCTGCGGCAGGCGATCCCGAGCGGGCCGTGGAACTGCTGCGGGACGCCCAAGCGCTGTGGCGCGGGGATGCGCTCTCCGGGTTCGACAGCGTCTGGGCCACCGGCCTGCGCAGTCGGCTGGGCGAGGAGCATCGCGCGGCCCGCGAGCAGCGCATCCGGCTGGAGCTCGACCTCGGGCGGCACGCCGAACTCATCGGCGAACTCAGCGAGTTGGCAGCTGCCCGGCCGGTTCCCGAGCCGATGGTCATGGACCTGATGCTGGCGCTGTACCGCAGCGGTCGGCACGCCGAGTCGCTCACCGCCTACCGGGACGCCCGAGCGCGGCTGCGGGACGAACTCGGCCTCGATCCCAGGCCCGAGTTGAACCACCTCCACCAGCGGATCCTGCGCCGCGACCCCGCCCTGGCCGTCCCCGAGCCGACCGACCACGCCCCCGGCCGGGCCTCGCGAGCCCCCGACAACCTGCCGCGTGACCTCCCTGACTTCACCGGACGCCGGGCGGAGCTGGAGGTCCTCCTCGCAGAGCCCCCGTCCGACACGACCTCCCTCCCGGTGACCGTGATCCACGGCATGCCGGGAGTAGGCAAGACCACCTTGGCCATCCGCGCGGCCCACCTGCTGCGCGACCGCTACCCGCACGGCCTGATCCACCTGGACCTGCACGCCTACAGCAGGCAGGCTCCCCGCGAGCCCTCCGATGCGCTCGCCCTGCTGCTGACGCTGGTGGGCACCCCGCCCGGGACCCTGCCTGCCGACCTGGACGGACGGGCCTCGCTGTGGCGCGACCGGATGGCGGGCAGCCGCGCCCTGCTGGTACTCGACGACGTACGCGACACCGCACAGATCCGCCCGCTGCTACCCGGCACGCCCCACTGCCGGGTGTTCATCACCAGTCGGCACCGGCTCGCCGACTTGGAGGGCGCCGAGCCGCTGTCGCTCGATGTACCGGCGGCGGCCGAAGCGGTCGAGCTGTTCACCCGCATCGTGGGCGCGTCCCGGATCTCCGACCCGGAGAGCGTGCGCCAGGCGGTCGATCTCTGCGGACGCCATCCGCTGGCTGTCCAGTTGATGGCCAACCGCTTCCGCCACCGGGACGCCTGGGATGTGGACGATCTGGTGGACCGGCTGCGGCAGTCGCCCGGCCAGCCCGGCGAACTGGACACCCTGCCGGGGGTCGCCGGATCCTTCGAGCTCTCCTACAGCGAACTCGGTGCGGCCGAGCAGCGGCTCTTCCGGCTGCTGGCCCTGCATCCCGGTCCCGACCTGACGCTGTACAGCGCCACCGCGCTCGACGGGAGAAGCCCCTCCGACGTCCGACGCAGCCTGGACGAGTTGACGGAGTGTCACTTCATGGAGGAGCTGCTCCGCGACCGCTACTGCTTCCACGGCCTGATCCGGGACTTCGCGCTGCGGGTCAGCAGACGTGACGACGCGGAGGCGGAGCGGCACGCGGCGATGCTGCGGCTGCTGGATTACTACCTGGCCGTCGCCGACGACGCCGACCGGCTGGTCCACCCGCTCCGCCGAAGGCTGGACATCCGGCCGGAGAACCCTCCCGCAGCGCGGCCCGCCTTCACGGACGCGGACGAGGCGGGCGCCTGGATGGACGTCGAGCGCTCCAATCTGCTGGCCGTCTCCCGCACCGCCGCGGCGCACTCGCCGACGCATGCCCGGCTGATCCCCCATGTGCTGGCCAAGGCGTTCTACAGCTGGGGCGCATGGCAGGTCGCGGACGGTCTGCACCAGGCCGCGCTCGGGGCCTGGGGCGAGGATGGCGACCAGGCCGCCCGAGCGCAGATCCTGGTGGAGCGCGCCTCCATGCTCTGGACCTTGGGCGTACACGACGGGGCGCTGCGCTGCGGGCTGGATGCACTGCGGCTCAGCCGTGCCGCCCAGGACCCGCGCGGCCAGGCCGAGGCGCTCTACCAGGTCGGCCGCGCCCGCCTCGTCTCCGGCCGCCCCCGGGAAGTACTGCTCAGCCTGGAGGAGGCCCTGCTGCTACACCGGGAGACCGGCAACCGGCGGGGCGAGGCGGAGGTGCGGAACCTCAAGGGCATCGCGCTGTCGCGGGCCGGCCGGTTCCATGAGGCGCTGGAGCAGTTCCGGTCCATGCTCGTCCTGGAACTGGAGATTGGCGACAAGTACGGTCAGATGTGGGCTCTGAACAACATGGGGGACAGCTACAGCCGACTCGGTCGGCACCAGGTGGCCCGGAGCCACTACGACCAGGCGATGGCGCTGGTGCGTCGCGTCGGCGGCATGCAGGAACTGGGCAACGTCTACGACAGCTACGGGAACTTCTACCGCGAGACCGGGGAGCCCTTCCGGGCCCTCGGATACTCCCGCAAGGCAGTGGACCTCTTCCGGGCCCTCAACGACCCCCGCTCGGAGAGCGACTCCCTGATCAGCATCGGCCTGACCTACCAGAAGCTGGGGCGGAACGCGGACGCCCTGATCCACTTCACCATGGCCGAGCGCATCGCCCTGCGGATCGACAGCCGACTCACCCGACAGAAGGCCCTGCTCGGCATCGCGGCGACCCGGCGGGCATCCGGGCAGTACAAGGAGGCGCTGGCGGCGGACCACGAGGCACTGCGGATCGCCCGGCGGATGGACGCGATCTTCGAGACCGCGGAGGCATGGGGCGGTCTGGCACAGACGGCGGTGGCCCTTCGCCGGACCACCGCCGCACGGCGGTTCTGGTTACGGGCCCTCATGCTCTACCAAGAGCTCGACGTGCCGGACGCCGAGGTGGTCCGCGGCCACCTGACCGAGCTGGGAATTACTGGAACTGGGGAAAATGCTGCCCCACATGAGGCCTAG
- a CDS encoding restriction endonuclease → MSRRSTGLIATWAEIQRQQQRQQEAQHRARLQQQRESERQQRAAERAAARSQREQQAAYRQRREADAQRRTEELDARVEMLKGLLTAGCDAPGFSTAALARPEHVEPFAPGALADPIPMPDPGAYQPQQQGGWGFGAKRQAQEEARARFEYDWQAAQAAEAQRRHRLDAYWRQYQQWAEQQLAAIREHNAGIAGLVATLRRGDPDAVVEYFSAALYASEGWPEGFPRQVSASFDPGARQLVLNWELPGYGIVPEVSAVRYMPGADREKETRRPVSERRALYRDVLAQSMLLALRDLFAADRFGTLDSVALNGFVDDTDPATGRQTQTFLATVMVARTEFDKLNLAQVSAADCLVDGLRGRLSQSPDRRVAVRPGRVPAEVGRSVVSHGADQEPDLYEMDPIEFEELVAELFRAMGMQAVTTQRSGDGGVDVDALDPDPIRGGRIVVQAKRYRDTVPPTAVRDLYGTVQDVGANKGVLITTSAFGPGSHRFADGKPLTLVSGGELVDLLHRHGLGGRLGSTPQTQTQTQAQAQAGSGADGEPDEANVLGMSWSGSVELDVCALVCEGSRVVSEEHFVFYNNPSTPDGSVRMVPGSGPDKAAIRVAFDRLPGSADRLVLVAATDPEADPDADLSGFTDARIRLSDASGTEIDRLDVSDGRPRETALVLGSFRRRASGEWQFVIGGKGYPGGLADLIEEYGVEVS, encoded by the coding sequence ATGAGCCGCCGCTCCACCGGGCTGATAGCCACCTGGGCCGAGATCCAGCGCCAGCAGCAGCGACAGCAGGAGGCGCAGCATCGGGCCCGGCTCCAGCAGCAGCGCGAGTCGGAGCGTCAGCAGCGGGCGGCCGAGCGGGCCGCAGCGCGGAGCCAGCGGGAGCAGCAGGCCGCCTACCGGCAGCGGCGTGAGGCCGATGCCCAGCGGCGCACCGAGGAACTCGACGCCCGGGTCGAGATGCTCAAGGGCCTGCTGACGGCGGGGTGCGACGCCCCGGGGTTCAGCACCGCCGCGCTGGCCCGGCCGGAGCACGTCGAACCGTTTGCGCCCGGGGCGCTCGCCGACCCGATCCCCATGCCGGACCCGGGTGCCTACCAGCCCCAGCAGCAGGGCGGTTGGGGGTTCGGGGCCAAGCGGCAGGCGCAGGAGGAGGCGCGTGCCCGGTTCGAGTACGACTGGCAGGCCGCGCAGGCTGCCGAGGCGCAGCGAAGGCACCGACTCGACGCCTACTGGCGGCAGTACCAGCAGTGGGCGGAGCAGCAGCTCGCGGCGATCCGCGAGCACAACGCGGGCATCGCGGGCCTGGTGGCAACGCTGCGCCGGGGTGATCCGGATGCGGTGGTGGAGTACTTCTCGGCGGCGCTCTACGCCTCGGAGGGGTGGCCCGAGGGGTTCCCGCGCCAGGTCTCCGCCTCGTTCGACCCCGGGGCCCGGCAGCTGGTGCTCAACTGGGAGCTGCCCGGGTACGGGATCGTGCCGGAGGTCTCGGCGGTGCGGTACATGCCCGGCGCCGACCGGGAGAAGGAGACCCGGCGGCCGGTGAGCGAGCGCCGGGCGCTGTACCGCGATGTGCTGGCCCAGTCCATGCTGCTGGCGCTGCGCGACCTCTTTGCGGCCGACCGGTTCGGCACGCTGGACTCGGTGGCGTTGAACGGGTTCGTGGACGACACCGATCCGGCGACGGGTCGGCAGACGCAGACCTTCCTGGCCACCGTGATGGTGGCGCGTACGGAGTTCGACAAGCTGAACCTGGCTCAGGTGAGCGCCGCCGACTGCCTGGTGGACGGGTTGCGCGGCCGGCTGTCGCAGAGCCCGGACCGGCGCGTCGCGGTACGGCCCGGCAGAGTGCCCGCCGAGGTCGGTCGGAGCGTGGTGTCGCACGGGGCCGACCAGGAGCCGGACCTGTACGAGATGGACCCGATCGAGTTCGAGGAACTGGTCGCGGAGCTGTTCCGGGCCATGGGGATGCAGGCGGTGACCACCCAGCGGTCCGGCGACGGCGGGGTGGATGTGGATGCGCTGGACCCCGATCCGATCCGGGGCGGCAGGATCGTGGTGCAGGCCAAGCGGTACCGCGACACCGTGCCGCCGACCGCCGTACGGGACCTGTACGGCACGGTTCAGGACGTCGGCGCCAACAAGGGCGTCCTGATCACCACCTCCGCCTTCGGCCCCGGCTCGCACCGCTTCGCCGACGGGAAGCCGCTGACCCTGGTGTCCGGCGGGGAACTGGTGGACCTGCTGCACCGGCACGGGCTGGGCGGCCGGCTTGGCTCCACCCCGCAGACGCAGACGCAGACGCAGGCTCAGGCTCAGGCGGGGTCCGGTGCCGATGGGGAGCCGGACGAGGCGAATGTGCTGGGCATGTCGTGGTCCGGCAGCGTGGAGCTGGATGTGTGCGCCCTGGTCTGCGAGGGGAGCCGAGTGGTCAGCGAGGAGCACTTCGTCTTCTACAACAACCCGTCCACTCCGGACGGCAGTGTGCGGATGGTGCCGGGCAGCGGTCCGGACAAGGCCGCGATCCGGGTGGCCTTCGACCGGCTCCCCGGCAGCGCCGACCGGCTGGTGCTCGTCGCCGCGACCGACCCCGAGGCCGACCCGGACGCGGACCTGTCCGGGTTCACCGACGCGCGTATCCGGCTGTCGGACGCCTCCGGTACGGAGATCGACCGGTTGGACGTCTCCGATGGCCGCCCCCGGGAGACGGCCCTGGTACTGGGCTCCTTCCGCAGGCGGGCCAGCGGGGAGTGGCAGTTTGTGATCGGCGGCAAGGGGTATCCGGGCGGGCTGGCCGACCTGATCGAGGAGTACGGCGTCGAGGTCTCCTAG